From a region of the Odontesthes bonariensis isolate fOdoBon6 chromosome 4, fOdoBon6.hap1, whole genome shotgun sequence genome:
- the g3bp2a gene encoding ras GTPase-activating protein-binding protein 2 isoform X1: MVMEKPSPLLVGREFVRQYYTLLNKAPDFLHRFYGRNSSYVHGGLDPSGKVAEAVYGQAEIHKKVMSLQFSECHTKIRHVDAHATLSDGVVVQVLGELSNNGQPMRKFMQTFVLAPEGSVANKFYVHNDIFCYEDEVFGDSEAELDEESEEEVEEEPEERPPSPEPLQESPNSTTYYEPHPVTNGVEEPMEEPVPEAEPEPEPEPKVEEIKPEEEEKVMEEMEEKAPSPAPVESPPNTQEPPKTFSWALVTSKNLPPTGTVTSSGISPHVVKAPSSQPRVEAKLETQTAPLRPRDQRTRDRPTFTQRGPRPDGVASSESQTGKPHLSFVNKGGRDVESGDMDSRRIVRYPDSHQLFVGNLPHDIDENELKEFFMTYGNVVELRINTKGVGGKLPNFGFVVFDDSDPVQRILGAKVEGPIMFRGEVRLNVEEKKTRAVRERETRGGDERRDMRRNDRGPGGSRGIVGSGMMRERDGRGPPSRGGVAPKPGMGSGRGSSGQGEGRFTNQRR, encoded by the exons ATGGTGATGGAGAAGCCAAGTCCCCTGCTTGTAGGGCGGGAGTTTGTGAGGCAGTATTACACACTGTTAAACAAGGCACCAGATTTTCTGCACAG GTTCTATGGGAGGAATTCATCCTACGTTCATGGAGGACTTGACCCAAGTGGGAAGGTGGCAGAAGCTGTGTACGGGCAAGCG GAAATCCACAAGAAGGTCATGTCTCTGCAGTTCAGTGAGTGCCACACAAAGATCAGGCATGTTGATGCCCATGCTACACTGAGTGATGGAGTGGTGGTGCAAGTCCTCGGAGAACTGTCGAACAATGGTCAACCAATGAGGAAATTCATGCAAACGTTTGTGCTTGCTCCAGAG ggTTCAGTGGCAAACAAGTTCTACGTCCACAATGACATCTTCTGTTATGAGGACGAGGTCTTTGGAGACTCTGAGGCTGAGCTTGATGAAG AATCAGAGGAGGAAGTTGAGGAGGAGCCGGAGGAGAGGCCGCCATCCCCTGAGCCACTTCAGGAAAGCCCCAACAGCACCACCTACTATGAACCTCACCCTGTCAC CAACGGAGTCGAGGAGCCCATGGAGGAGCCTGTGCCAGAGGCGGAGCCTGAGCCTGAACCAGAGCCTAAAGTAGAGGAGATTAAgcctgaggaagaggagaaggttATGGAAGAAATGGAGGAAAAAGCACCTTCACCAGCACCTGTCGAATCTCCACCAAACACACAGGAGCCTCCCAAG ACTTTCTCCTGGGCTTTGGTGACCAGTAAAAACCTGCCTCCTACTGGCACTGTCACTTCCTCTGGGATCTCACCACATGTTGTTAAAGCTCCAAGCTCACAG CCCAGGGTTGAAGCTAAGCTGGAGACACAGACGGCACCTCTCCGCCCCAGAGACCAACGCACTCGCGATAGACCGACCTTCACCCAGCGTGGTCCCAGGCCCG ATGGTGTTGCATCTTCGGAGTCACAAACGGGGAAACCACACTTGAGTTTTGTTAACAAAG GTGGCAGAGATGTCGAATCTGGTGACATGGACAGCAGGCGAATTGTTCGGTACCCCGACAGCCACCAACTTTTTGTTGGCAACCTCCCACATGACATCGACGAGAACGAGCTCAAAGAGTTCTTCatga CATATGGAAATGTGGTAGAACTGCGCATCAACACCAAGGGGGTTGGTGGGAAGCTGCCGAACTTCGGATTTGTGGTCTTTGACGACTCCGATCCTGTGCAGAGAATCCTTGGGGCCAAGGTAGAAGGG CCAATCATGTTTCGAGGTGAGGTGCGTCTGAATGTGGAGGAGAAGAAGACGAGGGCGGTGCGTGAACGCGAGACCCGAGGCGGAGACGAACGTCGGGACATGAGGCGCAACGATCGGGGTCCTGGGGGTTCACGAGGCATCGTAGGAAGCGGAATGATGCGTGAACGTGACGGGAGGGGACCGCCATCTCGAGGTGGCGTGGCCCCTAAACCCGGCATGGGCTCTGGGAGAGGCTCGAGTGGCCAGGGAGAGGGCCGCTTCACAAACCAGCGCCGCTGA
- the g3bp2a gene encoding ras GTPase-activating protein-binding protein 2 isoform X2, with protein sequence MVMEKPSPLLVGREFVRQYYTLLNKAPDFLHRFYGRNSSYVHGGLDPSGKVAEAVYGQAEIHKKVMSLQFSECHTKIRHVDAHATLSDGVVVQVLGELSNNGQPMRKFMQTFVLAPEGSVANKFYVHNDIFCYEDEVFGDSEAELDEESEEEVEEEPEERPPSPEPLQESPNSTTYYEPHPVTNGVEEPMEEPVPEAEPEPEPEPKVEEIKPEEEEKVMEEMEEKAPSPAPVESPPNTQEPPKTFSWALVTSKNLPPTGTVTSSGISPHVVKAPSSQPRVEAKLETQTAPLRPRDQRTRDRPTFTQRGPRPDGVASSESQTGKPHLSFVNKGGRDVESGDMDSRRIVRYPDSHQLFVGNLPHDIDENELKEFFMTYGNVVELRINTKGVGGKLPNFGFVVFDDSDPVQRILGAKPIMFRGEVRLNVEEKKTRAVRERETRGGDERRDMRRNDRGPGGSRGIVGSGMMRERDGRGPPSRGGVAPKPGMGSGRGSSGQGEGRFTNQRR encoded by the exons ATGGTGATGGAGAAGCCAAGTCCCCTGCTTGTAGGGCGGGAGTTTGTGAGGCAGTATTACACACTGTTAAACAAGGCACCAGATTTTCTGCACAG GTTCTATGGGAGGAATTCATCCTACGTTCATGGAGGACTTGACCCAAGTGGGAAGGTGGCAGAAGCTGTGTACGGGCAAGCG GAAATCCACAAGAAGGTCATGTCTCTGCAGTTCAGTGAGTGCCACACAAAGATCAGGCATGTTGATGCCCATGCTACACTGAGTGATGGAGTGGTGGTGCAAGTCCTCGGAGAACTGTCGAACAATGGTCAACCAATGAGGAAATTCATGCAAACGTTTGTGCTTGCTCCAGAG ggTTCAGTGGCAAACAAGTTCTACGTCCACAATGACATCTTCTGTTATGAGGACGAGGTCTTTGGAGACTCTGAGGCTGAGCTTGATGAAG AATCAGAGGAGGAAGTTGAGGAGGAGCCGGAGGAGAGGCCGCCATCCCCTGAGCCACTTCAGGAAAGCCCCAACAGCACCACCTACTATGAACCTCACCCTGTCAC CAACGGAGTCGAGGAGCCCATGGAGGAGCCTGTGCCAGAGGCGGAGCCTGAGCCTGAACCAGAGCCTAAAGTAGAGGAGATTAAgcctgaggaagaggagaaggttATGGAAGAAATGGAGGAAAAAGCACCTTCACCAGCACCTGTCGAATCTCCACCAAACACACAGGAGCCTCCCAAG ACTTTCTCCTGGGCTTTGGTGACCAGTAAAAACCTGCCTCCTACTGGCACTGTCACTTCCTCTGGGATCTCACCACATGTTGTTAAAGCTCCAAGCTCACAG CCCAGGGTTGAAGCTAAGCTGGAGACACAGACGGCACCTCTCCGCCCCAGAGACCAACGCACTCGCGATAGACCGACCTTCACCCAGCGTGGTCCCAGGCCCG ATGGTGTTGCATCTTCGGAGTCACAAACGGGGAAACCACACTTGAGTTTTGTTAACAAAG GTGGCAGAGATGTCGAATCTGGTGACATGGACAGCAGGCGAATTGTTCGGTACCCCGACAGCCACCAACTTTTTGTTGGCAACCTCCCACATGACATCGACGAGAACGAGCTCAAAGAGTTCTTCatga CATATGGAAATGTGGTAGAACTGCGCATCAACACCAAGGGGGTTGGTGGGAAGCTGCCGAACTTCGGATTTGTGGTCTTTGACGACTCCGATCCTGTGCAGAGAATCCTTGGGGCCAAG CCAATCATGTTTCGAGGTGAGGTGCGTCTGAATGTGGAGGAGAAGAAGACGAGGGCGGTGCGTGAACGCGAGACCCGAGGCGGAGACGAACGTCGGGACATGAGGCGCAACGATCGGGGTCCTGGGGGTTCACGAGGCATCGTAGGAAGCGGAATGATGCGTGAACGTGACGGGAGGGGACCGCCATCTCGAGGTGGCGTGGCCCCTAAACCCGGCATGGGCTCTGGGAGAGGCTCGAGTGGCCAGGGAGAGGGCCGCTTCACAAACCAGCGCCGCTGA